From the genome of Planctomycetia bacterium:
TAGTAGACTCGCTCCTTGCCATGCTCTTCGTGGAGGACAAAGTAATTGCCCGACTCGTAAATCTCTCCGAACACGACGCCTTCGCGGAACCAACTTGGCATGTCTTCAGCTTCCAACTCATAGTTCCACTGTCTCTTGTGATTGACCTGGCGTAACTCTTTTTGTACACCACTCTTCCGTTGGCCATGACGGCTGGGGAAGGAGGGTGTGATGGAGCGC
Proteins encoded in this window:
- a CDS encoding SMI1/KNR4 family protein; the encoded protein is RSITPSFPSRHGQRKSGVQKELRQVNHKRQWNYELEAEDMPSWFREGVVFGEIYESGNYFVLHEEHGKERVYYYDHDDFQEEPLAESFEAFLALIVDDPPGFLFRCGCYTRYSDGKTEGQWIPKEYVSNCDAM